In a genomic window of Natranaerovirga pectinivora:
- a CDS encoding YuzF family protein: MSYHLYQMPKTEHRQSYQYITLVDPYVVETLKTIIGRSAVIETVRGNLQGIIEDVMPDHIVVRSYDSDTTFYVRIQQIVHVMPT, translated from the coding sequence ATGAGTTATCACTTATATCAAATGCCAAAGACAGAACATAGACAGTCCTATCAATATATTACATTGGTAGATCCTTACGTTGTAGAAACATTAAAAACGATTATAGGACGTTCAGCAGTGATTGAAACAGTCAGAGGAAACCTACAAGGTATAATAGAAGATGTAATGCCTGATCATATTGTTGTAAGGTCATATGATAGTGACACGACCTTCTATGTTCGCATACAACAAATTGTCCATGTTATGCCGACTTAA
- a CDS encoding collagen-like protein: MRKNNKDSLKRGNNLGCWDMGGNTDWHNNRKCPEKPIGPTGGPTGPTGPTGPTGNTGPTGPTGPTGDTGPTGPMGLAGDTGPTGPTGLAGDTGPTGSTGLTGDTGPTGPTGLTGDTGPTGPIGPAGGPTGDTGPTGPIGPTGPTGDTGPTGPIGDTGPTGTIEPNPFDVYVQAGAIGGDGSQANPFGTIQEGVTAVLPTGTVHILGGTYPITSQITVNKAGVTLQGYPNTLVELQSPVIPFLVTGDGITIDGLTITSDIPYAVEFIQLAGTNHKLIDNVIYGPPQAGPSTDWVVNRGFVTQGNVENLIVQDNIFYSLRQPAYLNPNSTGHIVNNVVYNTRGFVVDGAIFVFSGNSWGIPENAVDIALLVGTPAGPPYDPLSELSANNSDATISDQR; the protein is encoded by the coding sequence ATGCGCAAAAATAATAAAGACTCCTTAAAACGTGGCAATAATTTGGGTTGCTGGGATATGGGTGGTAATACTGATTGGCACAATAATCGCAAATGTCCAGAAAAACCTATTGGGCCTACTGGCGGTCCTACTGGACCTACAGGTCCAACCGGTCCGACAGGGAATACTGGCCCTACTGGTCCAACTGGTCCAACTGGGGATACTGGCCCTACTGGTCCAATGGGTCTAGCAGGGGATACTGGCCCTACTGGTCCAACTGGTCTAGCAGGAGATACTGGCCCTACTGGTTCAACTGGTCTGACAGGGGATACTGGCCCTACTGGTCCAACTGGTCTGACAGGGGATACTGGCCCTACTGGTCCAATCGGTCCAGCAGGAGGTCCAACAGGGGATACTGGCCCTACTGGTCCAATCGGGCCTACTGGACCAACAGGCGACACGGGTCCAACTGGACCTATTGGTGATACTGGGCCTACTGGAACTATTGAACCCAACCCATTTGATGTATATGTTCAGGCAGGAGCAATTGGTGGTGATGGTTCACAAGCCAATCCATTTGGAACTATACAAGAAGGCGTGACAGCTGTACTTCCAACAGGAACTGTTCATATCCTAGGCGGAACTTACCCAATAACTTCTCAAATAACAGTTAATAAAGCTGGGGTAACATTACAAGGATATCCAAATACTCTGGTAGAGCTCCAATCACCTGTGATTCCATTTCTTGTTACAGGAGACGGTATAACCATAGACGGCTTAACGATTACAAGTGATATCCCATATGCTGTTGAATTTATTCAACTTGCTGGAACCAATCATAAACTTATTGACAATGTTATATATGGACCACCTCAAGCAGGACCATCAACAGATTGGGTTGTCAATCGTGGGTTTGTCACACAAGGAAATGTGGAAAATCTAATTGTTCAGGATAATATTTTTTATTCACTCAGACAACCTGCTTATTTGAATCCAAATTCAACAGGTCATATCGTCAACAATGTCGTCTACAATACCCGTGGTTTCGTTGTAGATGGAGCAATATTTGTTTTCTCTGGCAATTCATGGGGTATTCCAGAAAATGCCGTTGATATTGCATTGTTAGTTGGGACACCAGCAGGACCACCATATGATCCATTATCCGAGTTATCTGCTAATAATAGTGATGCTACCATTAGTGATCAGAGGTAA
- a CDS encoding tetratricopeptide repeat-containing glycosyltransferase produces the protein MSKYKICVYAICKNEEQFVERWMDSVSEADIVIVTDTGSTDSTVDKLREKGATVYIEEIKPWRFDVARNIALNHIPEDVDICVSTDLDEVFETGWRQKLEAVWTPDCTRARYLFTWNYHEDGTPNKQFTMEKVHRRKGFRWVHPVHEVLEYRGTDKDHSVWVSGMVLNHYPDLSKPRHQYLPLLELSAQENPDDDRGVFWLGREYMYYEKYNESISTLKKYLDMPTAVWDEERCAAMRFIAKCYEKTGNLQESKMWLYKAIAECPHIREPYVNMAQLGYLEKNWPLVNLMTNEALKINNKTGSYLLEPTSWDYTLYDLAAISNYRLGLYKRSYEYGKKACEMSPSDDRLKNNLSLISFKAEENER, from the coding sequence TTGAGTAAATATAAAATATGTGTTTATGCAATCTGCAAAAATGAAGAGCAATTTGTTGAGCGTTGGATGGATTCTGTTAGTGAAGCCGATATTGTCATTGTAACCGACACAGGATCTACTGATTCCACCGTTGACAAACTACGTGAGAAAGGCGCTACCGTCTATATAGAAGAAATAAAGCCTTGGCGATTTGATGTTGCAAGAAATATTGCCTTAAATCATATTCCAGAAGATGTTGATATCTGTGTGTCTACCGACCTTGATGAAGTGTTTGAAACAGGTTGGAGACAAAAACTTGAAGCAGTGTGGACACCTGATTGTACAAGAGCAAGATATCTATTCACCTGGAACTATCATGAGGATGGCACACCAAACAAGCAATTCACTATGGAAAAAGTTCATCGACGCAAGGGATTTCGCTGGGTACATCCCGTACATGAAGTCCTTGAATATAGAGGAACAGATAAAGACCATTCTGTTTGGGTTTCAGGTATGGTTTTAAATCACTATCCTGATTTATCAAAGCCAAGACATCAATATCTCCCTTTGCTAGAACTATCCGCACAAGAAAACCCTGATGACGATAGAGGCGTTTTTTGGCTAGGAAGAGAATATATGTATTATGAGAAATATAATGAGAGTATTTCTACTCTAAAAAAATACTTAGATATGCCAACAGCAGTATGGGATGAAGAAAGATGCGCTGCAATGAGATTTATAGCTAAATGCTATGAAAAAACAGGTAATTTACAAGAATCTAAAATGTGGCTTTATAAAGCCATTGCAGAGTGTCCACATATACGTGAACCTTATGTCAATATGGCACAGTTAGGGTATCTTGAAAAAAATTGGCCCCTAGTAAACCTTATGACAAATGAAGCATTAAAAATAAATAACAAAACAGGAAGTTATCTTCTCGAACCAACTTCTTGGGACTATACCCTTTATGACCTTGCTGCAATAAGCAATTACAGACTTGGGTTGTATAAGAGATCCTATGAATATGGTAAAAAAGCCTGTGAAATGTCTCCATCTGATGATCGACTAAAAAATAATCTCTCTTTAATAAGTTTTAAAGCGGAAGAAAATGAGAGGTGA
- a CDS encoding tetratricopeptide repeat-containing glycosyltransferase yields MNKYKVCVYAICKNEVQFVDQWVDSMNEADLIIVTDTGSDDGTVEKLRERGVIVHVNLVTPWRFDTARNISLEHVPNDIDICVCTDLDEVFEKGWRNCLEEAWTPDTKTANYLYNWSFKEDGTPDVQFNYFKAHSRHDYKWQHPIHECLKYVGASPEKKVFVTGMVLNHYPDTTKSRSTYLPLLEMAVKESPEDDRMTYYLGREYMYHDMWEKCIETLKGYLDLKSSVWKEERCASMRWIAKSYFELKNPTQAYCWYYRAIAEYPFMREPYIECAKMAYLIENWEMVFYMTKEALKIKEKSSTYINMGYCWDDTPYDLAALSCYYLGLHEESLIHAKTALSLNPNDKRLMNNIQLIENKCIH; encoded by the coding sequence TTGAATAAATATAAAGTATGTGTCTACGCCATCTGTAAAAACGAAGTACAATTTGTTGATCAATGGGTTGATTCTATGAATGAAGCAGATCTTATTATTGTTACAGATACTGGTTCTGATGATGGTACCGTTGAAAAACTTCGTGAGAGAGGCGTTATCGTACATGTAAATCTGGTCACGCCTTGGCGTTTTGATACTGCTCGTAATATTTCACTAGAGCATGTTCCAAATGATATTGATATTTGTGTCTGCACTGACTTAGATGAGGTTTTTGAAAAAGGATGGAGAAACTGCCTTGAAGAAGCTTGGACACCAGATACAAAAACAGCTAATTATTTGTATAATTGGAGCTTTAAAGAAGATGGTACCCCTGACGTACAATTCAACTACTTTAAAGCCCATTCTAGACATGATTACAAATGGCAACATCCAATACACGAATGTCTAAAATACGTAGGCGCATCTCCTGAAAAAAAAGTATTTGTTACAGGCATGGTTCTAAATCATTATCCCGATACAACTAAATCAAGAAGTACTTATCTGCCATTGTTAGAAATGGCTGTAAAAGAATCACCTGAAGATGACCGTATGACGTATTATCTAGGTCGAGAGTATATGTATCATGACATGTGGGAGAAATGTATTGAAACATTAAAAGGGTATTTAGACCTTAAATCATCTGTATGGAAAGAGGAGCGATGTGCTTCAATGAGATGGATTGCAAAATCATACTTTGAGCTAAAAAATCCTACACAGGCATACTGTTGGTATTATAGAGCTATAGCAGAATATCCTTTTATGAGAGAACCCTATATAGAATGTGCTAAAATGGCATATTTAATAGAGAATTGGGAAATGGTCTTTTATATGACAAAAGAAGCTTTAAAAATAAAGGAAAAATCATCCACCTATATTAATATGGGCTATTGTTGGGATGATACCCCTTATGATCTAGCTGCACTAAGTTGTTATTACCTTGGATTACATGAAGAATCCCTTATTCATGCAAAAACAGCACTTTCATTAAATCCTAATGATAAAAGACTTATGAATAATATACAACTTATAGAAAACAAATGTATCCATTGA
- a CDS encoding ABC-F family ATP-binding cassette domain-containing protein, which translates to MIKADNLSYSFPQKELYNNISFSLEDDQHCAFIGTNGSGKSTLIDIIMNPERYMFDGKLEIDPNCRIGYVSQFSQLENKNDITVFEYIGQEFIKLQNEITSICAEMETSMDIEILLEKYQETLDAFNAIGGDDFESIINKKLNLANLMKHKDLKVSELSGGEFKLIQVIKEMLSHPDLIIMDEPDVFLDFENLNSLKNLINFHKGTLLIITHNRYLLNHCFNKILHLENMDLQEFDGSFIDYNFSLLQTKIELQELAIADSEEIERNAILINNLRNIATRNSEAARGKSLNARVKIQERLEARRIKEPFVDIKQPNIIFDMDNELEEIVALKVNNYSVSYDEILLENVNFEIKSTDKVALIGSNGTGKTTLLRTIFENDSDLIEINPDVKMAYLSQHQGETLNEANTILEEFFDAGFKTNGEIISYLSNYGFDEEIIVQKIGSLSGGEKNLLQLAKVSAMRANVLLLDEPTSHLDTYSQIALEKAVENYKGAILMISHDYYFISNCMDYVLIIDDKTLRKVSMKKFKRKIYANHFSKEYLELEQKKKSIETKIELALKNKDFKLAKSLSEELEELIKLL; encoded by the coding sequence ATGATAAAAGCAGATAACTTGTCCTACTCGTTTCCCCAAAAAGAATTATATAATAATATTTCATTTTCATTAGAAGATGATCAACATTGCGCTTTTATAGGGACAAATGGAAGTGGAAAAAGTACATTAATAGATATCATTATGAATCCAGAAAGATATATGTTCGATGGTAAGTTAGAAATAGACCCTAATTGTAGAATTGGTTATGTAAGTCAGTTCTCCCAACTAGAGAATAAAAATGATATTACAGTTTTCGAATATATAGGACAAGAATTTATTAAACTACAAAATGAAATAACATCCATTTGTGCTGAAATGGAAACATCTATGGATATTGAAATTTTACTAGAAAAATACCAAGAAACTTTAGACGCATTTAATGCAATAGGTGGAGATGATTTTGAAAGCATCATAAACAAAAAACTGAATCTAGCAAACCTAATGAAGCATAAAGATCTAAAGGTATCTGAGCTTAGTGGTGGAGAATTCAAACTCATACAAGTAATTAAGGAAATGCTCAGTCACCCTGACTTAATCATAATGGATGAACCAGATGTATTCTTAGACTTTGAGAACCTTAATTCTCTTAAAAACCTAATTAACTTCCATAAAGGAACACTATTAATTATTACCCACAACAGATATCTATTGAATCATTGTTTTAACAAAATTCTACACCTTGAAAACATGGACCTCCAAGAATTTGATGGAAGTTTTATAGATTATAACTTTTCATTACTTCAAACTAAAATCGAGTTACAAGAATTGGCTATAGCCGATAGTGAAGAAATTGAGAGAAATGCTATTTTAATCAATAACCTAAGAAATATAGCAACTCGTAATTCTGAAGCTGCTCGAGGAAAGTCTCTAAATGCTAGAGTCAAAATTCAAGAAAGATTAGAAGCAAGACGTATTAAAGAACCTTTTGTAGATATTAAACAACCGAATATCATTTTTGATATGGATAATGAGTTGGAAGAAATCGTTGCTTTAAAAGTTAATAATTACAGTGTTTCCTATGATGAGATACTTTTAGAAAATGTTAATTTCGAGATTAAGTCTACTGATAAAGTGGCTCTTATAGGATCAAATGGTACTGGAAAAACCACTTTATTAAGAACCATTTTTGAAAATGATAGTGATCTAATTGAAATTAATCCTGATGTTAAAATGGCTTATTTATCTCAGCATCAAGGGGAAACACTAAATGAGGCTAATACAATACTTGAAGAGTTCTTCGATGCAGGTTTTAAAACCAATGGAGAGATTATATCCTATCTTTCAAACTATGGTTTTGACGAAGAAATAATCGTTCAAAAAATAGGGTCCTTATCAGGCGGAGAAAAAAATCTACTCCAATTAGCTAAAGTTTCTGCTATGAGGGCAAATGTGTTGCTTCTAGATGAACCCACAAGTCATTTAGATACATACTCACAAATAGCACTTGAAAAAGCCGTAGAAAACTATAAAGGCGCTATTCTAATGATCTCTCATGATTACTACTTTATATCCAATTGCATGGATTATGTTCTAATTATTGATGATAAGACCCTTAGAAAAGTGAGTATGAAGAAATTTAAAAGGAAAATCTATGCTAATCATTTTAGTAAGGAATATTTAGAACTTGAACAAAAGAAAAAATCAATTGAAACAAAAATAGAATTAGCTCTAAAAAATAAAGACTTTAAACTTGCAAAATCTTTATCTGAAGAGTTAGAAGAGCTGATTAAGTTGCTTTAA
- a CDS encoding endonuclease MutS2 yields MKQETFELLEFNKILYMLSEYALSERSKIKIKALKPFMDESEVIREMQETTQGKKIIESIGNPHMGSTTQIEKVIALLGKDIMLLPEQFNEVKQFITTCRRMKQYLKRAESTAQEIAFYGNSIHELGVLEEEIENAIRGGIVQDRASSALANTRKKIDRLGEEIKSKIESLLRGNSGYFSESFVVTRNGRYTLPVKKEYKGQVNGTVIDTSKSGGTYFIEPSVISKKQEALSTLHIEEDNEVRRILYTLTALVEEYLPLIKVNIEAMETLDFIFAKAKLSLSMKGVPPQITTDRVIKIKGGKHPLIPEGEAVPLDFYLGDSIKEKGFVRGIVITGPNTGGKTVTLKTVGLFSLMAQSGLHIPAEEASVCMNNDIHCDIGDGQSIAENLSTFSSHMKNIIHILNTADDQSLVLLDELGSGTDPAEGMGLAIAILEEIAKKKCLLVATTHYPEIKEFAKNTQGFINARMAFDRKNLLPLYQLEIGEEGESCALYIAKRLGLEQKIIERAYAVAYRKEDVVEKKSHYDLNNLKKSSEAQLSNAQKSHSIITQPIKKQTKTKKLDPTKNIHFNIGDSVTVYPQKEVGIVYKEANEKGEIGIQIKKEKKLVNHKFVKLLISASELYPPNYDFSIIFDSADNRKARKSMTKKHDPNVTIVLEENKKGIE; encoded by the coding sequence ATGAAACAAGAAACTTTCGAATTACTAGAATTTAATAAAATACTTTATATGCTTTCTGAGTATGCACTGTCAGAGCGTAGTAAGATTAAGATAAAAGCCCTTAAGCCTTTTATGGATGAATCAGAAGTCATAAGAGAAATGCAGGAAACAACACAAGGAAAAAAAATCATAGAAAGTATTGGAAATCCCCATATGGGATCAACTACGCAAATCGAAAAAGTAATCGCTTTACTTGGCAAAGACATTATGCTATTGCCAGAACAGTTTAATGAGGTAAAACAATTCATAACGACCTGTAGAAGGATGAAACAGTATCTAAAAAGAGCAGAAAGTACAGCTCAAGAAATTGCGTTTTATGGAAATTCTATTCATGAGTTAGGAGTGTTAGAAGAAGAAATAGAAAATGCCATAAGGGGAGGAATTGTTCAGGATAGGGCATCTAGTGCACTGGCAAATACGCGTAAAAAAATAGACCGATTGGGAGAAGAAATAAAAAGTAAAATAGAGAGTCTACTCCGTGGCAATAGTGGTTATTTTAGTGAAAGCTTCGTTGTAACCCGCAATGGGCGTTACACTTTGCCTGTAAAAAAAGAGTATAAAGGTCAGGTGAATGGAACCGTTATAGACACTTCAAAAAGTGGGGGAACTTACTTTATTGAGCCTTCTGTAATTAGTAAGAAGCAAGAGGCATTGTCAACCTTACACATAGAAGAAGACAATGAGGTAAGAAGAATTCTTTACACATTAACAGCCCTTGTAGAAGAATATCTGCCATTAATAAAAGTTAATATAGAAGCAATGGAAACCTTGGATTTTATTTTTGCCAAAGCAAAGTTAAGTCTGTCTATGAAAGGTGTGCCACCACAAATAACTACAGATAGGGTTATTAAAATAAAAGGCGGTAAACACCCCCTTATTCCAGAGGGGGAAGCGGTCCCACTAGATTTTTATCTTGGCGATAGCATCAAAGAGAAAGGATTTGTGAGAGGGATTGTTATTACTGGTCCTAATACAGGGGGAAAAACAGTTACTTTAAAAACGGTTGGGTTATTTTCGCTTATGGCTCAAAGTGGTTTGCATATACCTGCAGAAGAAGCCAGTGTTTGTATGAATAATGATATACACTGTGATATTGGAGATGGCCAAAGTATAGCAGAAAACTTATCTACTTTTTCTTCTCATATGAAAAATATTATTCATATATTAAATACAGCAGATGACCAATCACTTGTGTTATTAGATGAATTGGGCTCAGGAACAGATCCGGCAGAAGGCATGGGGCTTGCTATTGCAATTCTAGAAGAAATTGCCAAGAAAAAATGTTTGCTCGTTGCAACAACCCATTATCCTGAGATTAAAGAATTTGCTAAGAACACACAAGGATTTATAAATGCAAGAATGGCGTTTGATCGAAAAAATCTATTGCCTTTGTACCAATTAGAGATTGGGGAAGAGGGAGAAAGTTGTGCATTGTATATTGCAAAAAGATTAGGATTAGAACAAAAGATTATAGAACGGGCATATGCAGTAGCTTATAGAAAGGAAGATGTGGTTGAGAAGAAAAGTCATTATGACTTAAATAATTTGAAAAAGAGTTCGGAGGCTCAATTAAGTAATGCTCAAAAAAGCCATTCTATAATTACACAACCCATCAAGAAACAAACTAAAACGAAAAAGCTAGATCCAACTAAGAACATACACTTTAATATTGGAGACAGTGTTACGGTGTATCCTCAAAAGGAAGTTGGAATTGTATATAAAGAAGCTAATGAAAAAGGTGAGATTGGCATACAAATTAAGAAAGAAAAAAAGCTTGTTAATCATAAGTTTGTAAAGTTACTCATTAGCGCAAGTGAACTTTATCCTCCAAATTATGATTTTTCTATTATTTTTGATTCTGCAGACAATAGAAAGGCAAGGAAAAGTATGACTAAAAAGCATGATCCAAATGTAACCATTGTGCTAGAAGAAAATAAAAAAGGGATTGAATAA
- a CDS encoding collagen-like protein, with product MNNCNDDNNLNRGCFTKRYYKCSDQDNKWEKQCPICPRGPRGRTGLIGPTGPTGPAGGPTGPIGPTGPTGPAGEDGATGPTGPAGGPTGPTGPTGPAGGPTGPTGPTGPAGEDGATGPTGPAGGPTGPTGPTGPTGPAGGPTGPTGPTGPAGAEGPTGPAGPAGAEGPTGPAGPAGATGPTGPAGAEGPTGPTGPAGGVLNYADFYALMPPDNAATVAPGTDVSFPQDGPTSGSDIARTGPSSFNLALIGTYQVLFQVSVTEAGQLILTLNGADLVYTVVGRATGTSQIVGMALVTTTTINSILTVRNPAGNAAALTITPLAGGTRPVSAHLVIMQIA from the coding sequence ATGAATAATTGTAATGATGATAATAACCTTAATAGAGGGTGTTTTACAAAAAGATATTATAAGTGCTCTGACCAAGACAATAAATGGGAAAAGCAATGCCCAATTTGCCCAAGAGGTCCAAGAGGAAGGACAGGTTTAATAGGCCCAACAGGCCCAACAGGCCCAGCAGGAGGCCCAACGGGTCCAATAGGTCCAACAGGCCCAACGGGACCAGCGGGAGAAGATGGAGCAACAGGCCCAACAGGTCCAGCAGGAGGACCAACAGGACCAACCGGACCAACCGGTCCAGCAGGGGGTCCAACCGGTCCAACAGGCCCAACGGGACCAGCGGGGGAAGATGGGGCAACAGGACCGACAGGCCCAGCAGGAGGACCAACAGGTCCAACGGGTCCAACAGGTCCAACAGGCCCAGCGGGAGGCCCAACCGGTCCAACAGGCCCAACGGGACCAGCCGGAGCAGAAGGCCCAACAGGCCCAGCAGGTCCAGCAGGAGCAGAAGGCCCAACAGGCCCAGCAGGTCCAGCAGGAGCAACAGGCCCAACGGGTCCAGCCGGAGCAGAAGGCCCAACAGGCCCAACAGGTCCAGCAGGCGGTGTATTAAACTATGCAGATTTTTATGCTTTGATGCCACCTGATAATGCAGCAACAGTTGCACCTGGAACAGATGTAAGCTTCCCACAAGATGGTCCAACTAGTGGATCTGACATTGCCCGTACTGGTCCAAGTTCATTTAACTTGGCACTAATAGGCACTTATCAAGTTTTATTTCAAGTGAGTGTGACCGAAGCAGGTCAATTGATTTTGACTTTAAATGGTGCTGATTTAGTATATACAGTAGTGGGGCGAGCAACAGGGACTTCTCAGATAGTAGGAATGGCTCTTGTGACTACGACAACTATAAATTCAATACTCACTGTAAGAAATCCTGCTGGCAATGCAGCAGCACTAACCATCACACCGCTAGCAGGAGGTACAAGGCCGGTTTCAGCACACCTTGTTATCATGCAAATCGCATAG